A window of Apium graveolens cultivar Ventura chromosome 8, ASM990537v1, whole genome shotgun sequence contains these coding sequences:
- the LOC141679728 gene encoding uncharacterized protein LOC141679728: MVFDDFDLEGVRFPHDDPLVITPIIGNILVKRVLVNNGASVEILLYDTFIRMGYNDSQLTVTDMPIYGFAGFGCSVEGIIKLPLTRQATQMLNFVVVKVGSTYNATMGRTSIHAFKEVLSSYHSMIKFLTREGMGEERGDKKMTSCYVASLREDGVGGRSCVLETWISVIMMRNEENQRKT; this comes from the coding sequence ATGGTATTTGATGATTTTGACTTGGAAGGGGTCAGGTTTCCCCATGATGATCCCCTAGTCATAACACCCATAATAGGGAACATCCTGGTGAAAAGAGTCCTTGTAAATAATGGAGCATCGGTAGAAATCTTACTCTATGATACCTTCATAAGAATGGGTTACAATGACTCTCAATTAACCGTAActgatatgccaatatatggtttTGCTGGATTTGGATGCtccgtggaagggataattaagttgccttTAACTAGACAAGCCACGCAGATGTTGAACTTTGTGGTAGTGAAGGTTGGATCAACATATAATGCGACCATGGGAAGAACAAGTATACATGCCTTCAAGGAAGTCCTTTCGTCCTACCATTCCATGATCAAGTTTCTGACCAGAGAAGGAATgggagaagaaagaggagataaAAAGATGACCAGCTGTTATGTAGCCTCGCTGAGGGAAGATGGAGTAGGGGGAAGGTCTTGCGTATTGGAGACCTGGATATCCGTGATAATGATGAGAAATGAGGAAAACCAGCGGAAGACTTGA